In the genome of Gloeotrichia echinulata CP02, one region contains:
- a CDS encoding spherulation-specific family 4 protein, which produces MVVLNQGTQTDQGYLTRPAGDNLVIFENYSTAWDKYQLQPYVKNYEPRHFSCLIHTVPDAATMKQHINQAVAHNIQYIYITDDSPDNPDKDPWNSLPSYW; this is translated from the coding sequence ATGGTTGTCCTCAACCAAGGTACTCAAACAGATCAAGGATATCTCACTCGACCAGCGGGCGATAATCTAGTCATCTTTGAAAATTATTCTACTGCTTGGGATAAATACCAGCTTCAGCCCTATGTCAAAAATTACGAGCCTAGGCATTTTTCCTGTTTAATTCACACAGTACCTGATGCTGCTACGATGAAACAACATATCAATCAAGCTGTGGCACATAATATCCAATATATCTACATAACAGATGATAGCCCTGATAATCCCGACAAAGATCCCTGGAACAGCTTACCCTCTTACTGGTAA
- a CDS encoding IS5 family transposase, translating to MTKNTENNGYYRISGRVSKGKPITFILSPGQRNESIFLEQLMEQGAVKRSGRGRPRLRPLRLVGDKGYTGRRIRNYLRRRGIRLTIPRLSNEPRRGPFNREIYRQRNVVERAINRLKQFRRIATRYEKLAANYTAMITIASILLWL from the coding sequence TTGACCAAAAATACAGAAAATAATGGCTATTATCGTATCTCAGGAAGGGTTTCAAAAGGTAAACCCATAACTTTTATCCTCAGTCCAGGTCAGAGAAACGAGTCAATTTTTCTAGAACAATTGATGGAACAAGGAGCCGTCAAGCGTTCTGGGCGAGGTCGTCCACGTTTACGCCCTTTACGATTAGTCGGAGATAAAGGGTACACGGGTCGGAGAATACGTAATTACCTTCGCCGCCGTGGTATCCGCCTCACCATTCCACGACTTTCAAATGAACCGCGACGTGGCCCTTTTAACCGTGAAATCTACCGTCAACGCAACGTTGTCGAACGCGCTATCAACAGACTCAAACAATTTCGCCGTATCGCCACCCGATATGAAAAACTTGCAGCCAATTATACAGCTATGATTACGATCGCCTCCATTTTGTTATGGTTATAG
- a CDS encoding DUF3492 domain-containing protein, with the protein MTTEGTYPYHKGGVSTWCDVLTNQLPELDFHLFAIAANPYLELRYKLPDNVKQLIKVPLWGTEDPVEYSWRFPFSQAFKSKLQTTERVIATKFIPLFERFLTAVLFAEEDIEQLGYIMLAIYKYFQRYDYHKTMEGKLIWSSFKRLTATHWHPLLHSTAIKLIEQTEAMRLLYRFLIPIHIPVPKTDITHSSAAAFCGLPCIIAKLERGTPYLLTEHGINIREQYLNLNRSISSLFVRQFLYRLMGTIVKLNYHYADQISPVCEYNARWERWWGIPDHKIKVIYNGADPNIYHPTPPVPKERPQVMNMGLIFPLKGQLDLIAAAAIVRDRVIHAEQAPKFYLWGLGRVFKL; encoded by the coding sequence TTGACCACTGAAGGGACTTATCCCTACCATAAGGGAGGCGTAAGTACATGGTGTGATGTCCTCACCAATCAACTTCCAGAGCTTGATTTTCATCTGTTTGCGATCGCCGCTAATCCTTACCTAGAGCTAAGGTATAAATTACCAGATAATGTCAAGCAACTGATTAAAGTGCCTTTGTGGGGAACAGAAGACCCTGTAGAATACTCTTGGCGGTTCCCATTTTCTCAAGCCTTCAAAAGCAAATTACAAACAACAGAAAGGGTAATTGCTACTAAGTTTATCCCTCTATTTGAGCGGTTTTTAACAGCAGTCTTATTTGCCGAAGAAGATATCGAGCAATTGGGCTACATCATGCTGGCAATTTACAAATACTTTCAGCGTTATGACTATCACAAAACAATGGAGGGGAAACTGATATGGTCAAGTTTCAAACGTTTAACTGCTACTCATTGGCATCCGTTACTCCATTCTACTGCAATCAAACTCATAGAACAGACGGAAGCCATGCGCTTACTTTATCGGTTTCTTATTCCGATTCATATCCCTGTTCCTAAAACCGATATCACCCATTCCTCAGCCGCTGCTTTTTGTGGCTTACCCTGTATCATTGCCAAGTTAGAGCGAGGTACTCCTTATCTTCTGACTGAGCATGGTATCAATATTCGAGAGCAATATTTAAATTTAAATCGCAGTATCTCTTCCCTATTTGTGCGTCAATTCTTGTATCGATTAATGGGGACAATAGTAAAACTCAACTATCACTATGCCGATCAAATTTCTCCAGTTTGTGAATATAATGCTCGTTGGGAACGTTGGTGGGGTATCCCTGACCACAAAATCAAGGTGATTTACAACGGGGCTGATCCAAACATCTATCATCCCACCCCTCCTGTACCTAAAGAACGTCCTCAAGTCATGAACATGGGCTTGATTTTTCCTCTTAAAGGTCAGCTAGATTTAATAGCCGCAGCTGCTATCGTGCGTGACCGAGTTATCCACGCCGAGCAAGCCCCTAAATTCTATTTATGGGGGCTAGGGCGTGTTTTCAAACTATAA
- a CDS encoding recombinase family protein has product MKIFAYAYSDPLLESSVDPNNWGWEVDGVYHDLGQRSQLQQLFTDCKSEPVVYLLIRRLEELGDTVKEVSDRLNELEAIGVVIIATEQPYTSENGNLRAELLKLLQEIQRQQRSRRIRQGHARKRLDIAPPPGKPPYGYRRGKEKYIIDRSTSPVVKDFFENFLLYGSLRGAVRYLAKKYGKKISVTTGRRWLTNPVYRGNIAYNNGEIISNTHTPIISQEEAAQIDRLLRRNSRLPSRTASAPRSLAGLVVCGQCQSHMTVSRVTQHRQNKEYLYLRPISCHQSQKCRAIAYEEVLQQTITTVCRDLPLAVAGLNFPQLDAIKNSLGEAIARQQDILTQLPALVETGVLDQETAKLRAYKLRTEISALQAKLATLPPVNLRSVAQAVSIPQFWLDLSEAERRFYFREFIRQIEIIRQDKQWDLQVIFIF; this is encoded by the coding sequence ATGAAAATCTTCGCCTACGCTTACAGTGATCCTTTACTAGAATCTTCTGTTGATCCCAATAATTGGGGATGGGAGGTCGATGGCGTCTATCATGATTTGGGACAGCGATCGCAGTTACAACAATTATTCACTGATTGCAAATCTGAACCAGTAGTTTATCTGCTCATCCGCCGCTTGGAAGAATTGGGTGATACTGTCAAGGAAGTGAGCGATCGCCTGAATGAATTAGAAGCGATAGGTGTGGTGATAATTGCTACTGAACAACCATACACTTCAGAAAATGGCAATCTCCGCGCCGAGTTGCTGAAATTGCTCCAAGAAATCCAACGTCAGCAGCGTAGTCGCCGCATCCGCCAAGGACACGCCCGCAAGCGTCTGGATATCGCCCCCCCACCCGGTAAACCGCCCTATGGCTACCGCAGAGGTAAAGAAAAATATATAATAGACCGCAGTACATCCCCAGTAGTGAAAGATTTTTTTGAAAATTTCTTGCTTTATGGTTCCCTGCGGGGCGCTGTGCGTTATTTGGCAAAAAAATATGGTAAGAAAATTTCTGTCACCACGGGACGACGTTGGTTGACTAATCCAGTTTATCGGGGTAATATTGCTTATAATAATGGGGAAATTATATCCAATACCCACACTCCCATAATTTCCCAGGAAGAAGCAGCCCAAATTGACCGACTGTTACGCCGTAATAGTCGTTTACCATCTCGGACTGCTAGTGCGCCGCGTTCGCTAGCGGGATTGGTTGTTTGTGGTCAATGTCAGTCACATATGACTGTTAGCCGTGTTACCCAACATCGGCAAAACAAAGAGTATCTTTATTTACGTCCTATTAGCTGTCACCAGAGCCAGAAATGTCGCGCCATAGCCTACGAAGAGGTTTTACAACAGACAATTACCACAGTTTGTCGTGATTTACCCTTGGCAGTAGCGGGGCTGAATTTTCCCCAGTTGGATGCGATCAAAAATAGTTTAGGGGAGGCGATCGCCCGTCAGCAAGATATATTAACTCAGTTACCCGCTTTAGTAGAAACTGGCGTTTTAGATCAGGAAACAGCCAAGTTAAGAGCATACAAACTCCGCACAGAAATTTCTGCCCTTCAAGCCAAACTAGCGACTCTCCCACCAGTAAACTTGCGTTCTGTAGCCCAAGCTGTTTCGATTCCGCAATTTTGGTTAGACTTGTCGGAAGCGGAGAGGCGATTTTATTTTCGCGAATTTATACGCCAAATTGAGATTATTCGCCAGGATAAGCAGTGGGACTTGCAAGTTATTTTTATTTTTTAA
- a CDS encoding glycosyltransferase family 39 protein has translation MQERSFVWGHLGKQHRAAQKWIDGVWLIVLLVAAVLLFSVNLGGSALRDWDEGTVAQVAREIWRAPADSMGWLYPKLGGEPYHYKPPLMHWLIAWAYSLGGVNEWTTRLPGAILTAISVPLLYSIGREIFRQRSAATYSALIYLTLLPVVRHGRLAILDGAVVSFLMVMMLCVLRSRRDLRYCLGVGIGLGLICLTQGIFGSLLSAIAIVFLFWDTPRLLTSYYLWTAILIGIAPAIAWYGAQLLHYGHTFIQVGILNQSFYRTAFAANSRPPWYNLQEIIMYTWPWLLFLPLSLRFTWENRNLSWAKLILVWTGVYLLIISLMGTKLSWYLLPIYPSLALALGAQLTETENWPFLSSYPRPWVAGLAILAVVGSAGSMIVTWGTEPKSELQMIFAVVALTMTLASILAERGDAQFLKILFWGSYISLLLLMKSHYWVWELSDAYPVKPVATMILRVNPAVQKIYTSCLYRRPSLDFYSDRTITPASVSELQYYWHYNGQPYFLLHVSVYKNLQLDSMKVIGEAEGWQLVTKDTNRL, from the coding sequence ATGCAAGAAAGAAGCTTTGTTTGGGGTCATCTAGGAAAACAGCATCGTGCGGCCCAGAAATGGATTGATGGGGTATGGCTGATAGTGCTGCTTGTGGCTGCAGTGTTGCTGTTTAGCGTAAATCTTGGGGGATCAGCGCTGCGAGATTGGGATGAGGGTACTGTAGCGCAAGTAGCCCGTGAAATTTGGCGTGCGCCAGCGGATTCAATGGGTTGGCTGTATCCAAAACTGGGAGGTGAACCATATCATTACAAACCGCCTTTGATGCACTGGCTAATTGCTTGGGCTTATTCCTTAGGAGGTGTCAATGAATGGACAACACGCTTACCAGGAGCAATCCTCACAGCAATTTCAGTACCATTACTGTATAGTATTGGGCGAGAAATATTTCGCCAACGTTCCGCTGCTACTTATAGCGCCCTAATTTACCTCACACTACTACCGGTAGTGCGTCATGGGCGATTGGCGATATTGGATGGGGCCGTGGTAAGTTTTTTGATGGTGATGATGTTGTGTGTATTGCGATCGCGCCGAGATTTACGTTACTGTTTGGGTGTGGGCATTGGTTTGGGTTTGATTTGCCTAACCCAAGGCATTTTCGGCAGCTTGCTGAGTGCGATCGCCATTGTATTTCTATTTTGGGATACACCACGACTACTCACTAGTTACTATCTGTGGACAGCAATCCTCATTGGAATTGCGCCTGCTATCGCCTGGTATGGTGCCCAATTGCTGCACTATGGTCACACTTTCATCCAGGTGGGAATTTTAAATCAATCTTTCTACCGGACAGCTTTTGCGGCTAATTCCAGACCACCTTGGTACAATCTCCAAGAAATCATCATGTACACATGGCCTTGGTTACTGTTTTTACCTCTAAGTCTGCGTTTCACCTGGGAAAATCGTAACCTTAGCTGGGCAAAACTCATACTGGTGTGGACTGGTGTTTATCTGCTGATAATTTCCTTGATGGGTACCAAACTTTCGTGGTACTTATTGCCGATTTACCCTAGTTTAGCTTTAGCATTGGGTGCCCAGTTAACAGAAACAGAAAACTGGCCTTTCCTGTCATCTTATCCCCGGCCTTGGGTGGCTGGTTTGGCAATCCTGGCTGTGGTAGGTTCTGCTGGTAGCATGATTGTTACCTGGGGTACAGAACCGAAATCCGAATTACAGATGATTTTCGCCGTAGTTGCTCTAACTATGACTTTAGCATCTATTTTGGCAGAGCGCGGCGATGCACAATTTCTCAAGATTTTGTTTTGGGGAAGTTATATTTCACTACTGCTGTTGATGAAATCCCACTACTGGGTTTGGGAATTATCCGACGCCTATCCAGTTAAACCAGTCGCTACGATGATTTTACGGGTAAATCCAGCCGTTCAAAAGATTTATACATCTTGTCTCTACAGGCGTCCATCCTTGGATTTTTATAGCGATCGCACTATTACTCCAGCTTCGGTGAGTGAACTGCAATATTATTGGCATTACAATGGACAACCCTACTTTCTACTTCATGTATCTGTTTATAAAAATCTCCAACTAGATTCAATGAAGGTAATTGGCGAAGCTGAAGGTTGGCAATTGGTTACAAAAGATACTAATCGCTTATAA
- a CDS encoding ribonuclease D: MPYLTSAREIRRIVAEYTKAQTLWIDTEVADYKSRHPRLSLIQVLDNPTDLSGDRVSLLDVLDQPNLVAEFIDQIMLNPDIEKVFHNASYDLKYLGGKEAKNITCTLEISKKIPYYLLPLPNYQLKTLATELCKFNNIDKQEQTSDWGQRPLSEEQIEYAYLDCIYLAQVHLQLLELQSKINTDPATEDLTALGRRYSQIEQQWKLLNSELEHLQERVKKAMQAQDVSETSYFQLNSSERKTVKVQFAELARLVETTGIDLDLSVTLTQKLQKDLGKNLEQLSVDIDATTSWRLTSKSQEAEVEEE, translated from the coding sequence ATGCCATACCTTACTTCCGCCAGAGAAATTCGGAGAATTGTTGCTGAATATACAAAAGCCCAAACTTTGTGGATAGATACAGAAGTAGCTGACTATAAAAGTCGTCATCCCAGACTATCACTGATTCAGGTATTAGATAATCCCACCGATTTGAGTGGTGATCGCGTTAGCCTTCTGGATGTATTGGATCAGCCAAATTTGGTAGCTGAGTTTATTGACCAAATTATGCTAAATCCTGACATTGAGAAGGTATTTCATAACGCTAGTTATGACCTAAAATACTTGGGTGGCAAGGAAGCTAAAAATATCACTTGCACTTTAGAAATATCTAAAAAGATTCCCTACTATCTCTTACCATTACCTAATTATCAACTCAAGACTTTAGCTACAGAACTTTGTAAATTTAATAATATTGATAAACAAGAACAAACCAGCGATTGGGGACAGCGGCCTTTGAGTGAAGAACAGATAGAATATGCTTATCTTGACTGTATATATCTGGCTCAAGTCCATTTACAATTGCTAGAATTGCAATCGAAAATTAACACCGATCCCGCAACGGAAGATTTAACAGCCCTCGGTAGAAGATACAGTCAAATTGAACAGCAATGGAAGCTATTAAATTCAGAATTAGAGCATCTGCAAGAACGGGTGAAAAAAGCTATGCAGGCTCAGGATGTATCTGAAACTTCTTATTTTCAGCTTAATAGTTCCGAGCGCAAAACCGTAAAAGTGCAGTTTGCTGAATTGGCAAGACTAGTAGAAACTACAGGTATTGATTTAGATTTGTCTGTCACACTGACTCAGAAACTTCAAAAAGATTTAGGCAAAAACCTGGAACAATTATCTGTAGATATCGACGCCACTACTTCTTGGCGACTGACTTCCAAATCCCAAGAAGCTGAAGTAGAAGAGGAATGA
- a CDS encoding tetratricopeptide repeat protein, whose product MSMGLFEPKWIGFVRAFVIAVLTGLTAITSLSCSKNTEVLVTEIGVSPPSRRSAKTSKAGNLYIQGQKQQAQGDSQAAIASYTKAISLDPKYAAAYKNRGLAYFDLGNKQAAIADYNAALGINPNDAEAYNSRGNARASNGDNKEAIEDYNQAIIQAPNYAEAYNNRGNARASTGDKNGALNDYEQAIRIDPKYAIAYNNRGNTRAAKGDQQGAIADYNQAIRLNPNFGPAYNNRGNARAASGDKAGAIQDLQRAADIFQNQENKDLYQQVMNNLKELGQ is encoded by the coding sequence ATGAGCATGGGATTATTTGAGCCAAAATGGATAGGATTTGTCAGAGCATTTGTGATTGCAGTGCTTACCGGATTAACTGCGATTACAAGTCTTTCTTGTAGTAAAAATACTGAAGTATTGGTAACAGAAATCGGAGTCAGTCCTCCTAGCCGTCGTTCAGCAAAAACATCGAAAGCTGGGAATTTGTATATTCAGGGACAAAAACAGCAAGCCCAAGGCGACTCACAAGCGGCGATCGCTTCCTATACTAAAGCAATCAGCCTAGATCCAAAATATGCTGCAGCGTACAAAAACCGGGGATTAGCCTACTTTGATTTAGGAAACAAACAGGCAGCGATCGCCGATTATAACGCAGCACTCGGCATTAATCCCAACGATGCCGAAGCCTACAATAGCCGAGGAAACGCCCGCGCCTCCAATGGAGACAACAAAGAGGCTATCGAAGATTACAATCAAGCAATTATCCAAGCCCCTAACTATGCCGAAGCTTACAATAATCGGGGGAATGCTCGCGCTTCCACTGGAGACAAAAACGGCGCCCTCAATGATTACGAACAAGCCATCCGCATCGACCCCAAATATGCTATCGCCTACAATAACCGGGGAAATACTCGCGCCGCCAAAGGAGATCAACAAGGGGCGATCGCGGATTATAATCAAGCCATTCGCCTCAATCCCAACTTTGGCCCCGCCTACAATAACCGAGGAAACGCCCGCGCGGCCTCTGGAGACAAAGCGGGAGCCATCCAAGACCTACAACGAGCCGCAGATATCTTTCAAAACCAAGAAAACAAAGACCTATACCAACAAGTGATGAACAATCTCAAAGAACTTGGTCAATAG
- the glmS gene encoding glutamine--fructose-6-phosphate transaminase (isomerizing) translates to MCGIVGYIGTQAATEILLAGLEKLEYRGYDSAGIATVWEGDVHCVRAKGKLHNLRSKLELIETPARIGIGHTRWATHGKPEEHNAHPHMDTALRIAVVQNGIIENYRELREELKQKGHEFRSETDTEVIPHLIAEFLKNPPFPHLATSPSPFLETVRQAVNKLQGAFAIAAISADYPDELIVVRQQAPLVIGFGQGEFFCASDTPAIVAYTRAVLPLENGEIARLTPLGVEVYNFAGDRLKKQPRLLNLNPTMVEKQGFKHFMLKEIYEQPGVVRASLAAYFSNDGNSTASEQSPINLGLPDEFYADLAQIQIVACGTSWHAALVGKYLIEQLAGISTQVHYASEYRYAPSPLTANTLTIGVTQSGETADTLAALTMEKERRQGKEAQYQARLLGITNRPESSLGHLVPHIISTLAGIEIGVAATKTFVAQLMAFYALALDLAARRQTISPDKLAEIIAGLRQIPKEIEETLASQESLTEHLAHDFAETKDFIFLGRGINFPIALEGALKLKEISYIHAEGYPAGEMKHGPIALLDAKVPVVAIAVPGSVYEKVISNSQEAKARDSRLIGVTPVTDGEAAEIFNDLLPVSTVDELLSPILTVIPLQLLAYHIAARRGLDVDQPRNLAKSVTVE, encoded by the coding sequence ATGTGCGGAATCGTTGGATATATCGGAACTCAAGCAGCGACAGAAATTTTACTGGCTGGGCTGGAAAAACTGGAGTATCGGGGGTACGATTCTGCGGGAATCGCTACCGTTTGGGAAGGTGATGTTCATTGTGTGCGGGCTAAGGGCAAATTGCATAACCTGCGTTCTAAACTGGAACTTATAGAAACCCCCGCCCGAATTGGTATAGGTCACACTCGCTGGGCGACTCACGGTAAACCAGAAGAACACAACGCCCATCCTCATATGGATACGGCGCTGCGAATTGCAGTGGTGCAAAATGGTATTATCGAAAACTATCGGGAGTTGCGAGAGGAACTCAAACAAAAAGGACATGAGTTTCGTTCCGAGACAGATACAGAGGTTATCCCCCATCTAATCGCCGAATTTCTCAAAAATCCCCCATTTCCCCATCTGGCTACCTCACCCTCTCCTTTTTTAGAGACAGTGCGCCAAGCCGTTAACAAACTACAGGGGGCGTTTGCGATCGCAGCTATTTCTGCAGACTACCCAGATGAACTGATTGTAGTCCGACAACAAGCGCCCCTGGTAATTGGTTTTGGTCAAGGAGAGTTTTTCTGCGCCTCCGACACACCGGCGATAGTAGCTTACACCCGTGCTGTGCTACCCTTGGAGAATGGCGAAATTGCCCGGCTCACACCTTTAGGCGTTGAGGTTTACAATTTTGCCGGCGACAGGTTGAAAAAACAACCCCGATTGCTGAATTTGAATCCCACGATGGTGGAAAAACAGGGATTCAAACACTTCATGCTCAAAGAAATTTACGAGCAACCAGGAGTAGTCAGAGCTAGTTTAGCAGCTTACTTTAGCAATGATGGTAATTCAACTGCATCTGAGCAGTCGCCAATTAATCTGGGCTTACCTGATGAATTTTACGCAGATTTAGCCCAAATTCAAATTGTCGCCTGTGGTACCAGTTGGCACGCTGCTTTGGTAGGCAAATATTTAATTGAACAATTAGCAGGAATTTCTACGCAAGTCCACTATGCTTCTGAGTATCGCTATGCACCGTCACCATTGACAGCGAATACGTTGACTATTGGTGTCACCCAATCGGGTGAAACGGCTGATACCCTTGCAGCTTTGACGATGGAGAAAGAACGGCGTCAAGGCAAAGAAGCCCAGTATCAAGCGCGACTATTAGGGATTACCAACCGCCCAGAAAGCAGCCTTGGTCATCTAGTACCGCATATCATTAGTACCTTAGCAGGAATTGAAATTGGCGTAGCGGCGACGAAAACCTTTGTCGCCCAACTGATGGCATTTTACGCTTTAGCGTTAGATTTAGCAGCCCGTCGTCAGACAATTTCCCCAGATAAATTAGCCGAAATTATTGCAGGGTTGCGACAGATTCCCAAGGAAATTGAAGAAACTTTGGCGAGTCAAGAAAGTTTAACCGAACACCTAGCCCATGACTTTGCAGAAACCAAAGATTTCATCTTTTTGGGAAGAGGAATTAACTTCCCCATTGCTTTAGAAGGTGCTTTGAAATTGAAAGAAATCAGCTACATTCATGCTGAAGGGTATCCCGCCGGCGAAATGAAACACGGACCCATCGCCCTATTGGATGCTAAAGTACCAGTAGTGGCGATCGCAGTTCCTGGTAGTGTTTATGAAAAAGTGATTTCTAACTCCCAAGAAGCCAAAGCCAGAGATTCCCGTTTAATTGGCGTGACTCCTGTCACCGATGGCGAAGCTGCGGAGATATTTAACGATTTGCTCCCTGTATCAACAGTAGATGAATTGCTGTCCCCTATCCTCACTGTTATACCTCTGCAATTATTGGCTTATCACATTGCAGCCCGTCGTGGTTTGGATGTCGATCAGCCAAGAAACCTAGCTAAGAGTGTAACAGTAGAATAG
- a CDS encoding ISL3 family transposase codes for MTQLLNLPEVLVESSLQEGQVLILSVGKKAKSASCPHCGQNSRHLHQNQKCLVKDLPMGDFEVILNVNRRRFKCKKCRKTFNEKLDFLGARKRYTYRYAEYIIKQVINSNVSNVARNNGLTNEEVISMLEDVAKNVMPIDVKDLRRLGIDEISLVKGQGKFIVVLVDIDSGKLIGLVKERKQIEIKKTMRMWGEKVLSQIEEVSIDMTGNYKSLIEKICPNALVTVDRFHVTKLVHEELNRARIAENKIASELNAPERKKVFESLKGNKFTILKAENKLTEKQKDKLNRIKQASPLIARMHSLKEDFHNLFEDNKNVVTGTLELINWLKKAEPYYQRSVQTIKRWFGEIVGYFERRTTSGVVEGINNKLKLIKRSGFGFRNFRNFEIRALLSWHYPINLAR; via the coding sequence TGTGGTCAAAACTCAAGACATTTACATCAAAATCAAAAATGTTTAGTGAAAGATTTACCGATGGGGGATTTTGAAGTAATACTGAATGTCAATAGACGAAGATTCAAGTGTAAAAAATGCCGAAAAACATTTAATGAAAAGCTAGATTTTCTAGGAGCAAGAAAGAGGTATACATACCGATATGCGGAATATATTATCAAACAAGTGATTAATAGTAATGTAAGTAATGTGGCAAGAAATAATGGACTAACTAATGAAGAAGTCATATCAATGCTTGAAGATGTAGCTAAAAATGTGATGCCAATAGATGTCAAAGATTTAAGAAGATTAGGAATAGATGAAATTAGTTTGGTCAAAGGACAAGGAAAATTTATTGTCGTGCTAGTAGATATAGATTCAGGTAAATTGATAGGTTTAGTAAAAGAAAGAAAACAAATTGAAATCAAAAAAACCATGAGAATGTGGGGAGAAAAAGTTTTGTCACAAATAGAAGAAGTAAGTATTGATATGACAGGCAATTATAAATCTTTAATTGAGAAGATTTGTCCAAACGCCCTTGTAACGGTAGATAGGTTCCATGTTACTAAATTAGTACATGAAGAATTAAATCGAGCTAGGATAGCAGAAAATAAAATAGCATCTGAGTTAAATGCCCCGGAAAGAAAAAAAGTATTTGAAAGTTTAAAAGGAAATAAATTTACAATTCTAAAAGCCGAGAATAAGCTCACCGAAAAGCAAAAAGATAAATTAAATAGAATTAAACAAGCTTCTCCTTTAATAGCTAGAATGCATTCATTAAAAGAAGATTTTCACAATTTATTTGAAGACAATAAAAATGTGGTAACGGGAACGCTAGAATTAATCAATTGGTTAAAAAAAGCTGAACCATATTATCAAAGAAGTGTGCAGACAATTAAACGGTGGTTTGGAGAAATAGTCGGATATTTTGAACGAAGGACTACCAGTGGAGTAGTAGAAGGAATAAATAATAAACTGAAGTTAATAAAGCGAAGTGGATTTGGATTTAGAAACTTTCGTAATTTTGAGATTAGAGCTTTACTTTCTTGGCATTATCCTATCAATTTAGCACGCTAA